The following proteins come from a genomic window of Noviherbaspirillum sp. L7-7A:
- a CDS encoding class I SAM-dependent methyltransferase — protein sequence MSTVTPVPQANIDLSAVKTRQQAAWSTGNYAVVGTTLQLVGESLCEALDLRAGSRVLDVAAGNGNATLAAARRWCDVTSTDYVASLLESGRARAQAEGHDIQFQVADAENLPFPDASFDVVLSTFGVMFTPDQQRAAAELARVCRPGGKIGLANWTPESFIGQLFKLIGRYIPPAPGVRSPALWGTRAGLEELFGASAQEIQATSRSYMLRYRSPQHWLDVFRTYYGPLNKTLAALDDEKRSTFIQEVFTLMKEGNRSGDDTLVLPSEYLEVVITRKA from the coding sequence ATGTCTACAGTAACCCCCGTTCCCCAGGCTAACATCGATCTGTCCGCAGTCAAGACGCGTCAGCAGGCCGCCTGGTCCACCGGAAACTATGCGGTCGTCGGCACAACGTTGCAACTTGTCGGAGAATCCTTGTGCGAAGCGCTGGACCTGCGCGCCGGTTCGCGTGTGCTCGATGTCGCAGCCGGCAACGGTAATGCAACGCTGGCTGCGGCGCGCCGCTGGTGCGACGTCACTTCCACCGACTATGTGGCCTCGCTGCTTGAGTCGGGGCGGGCGCGAGCGCAAGCTGAAGGTCACGACATTCAGTTCCAGGTGGCCGACGCCGAAAACCTGCCATTCCCCGATGCCTCCTTCGATGTCGTGCTGTCTACATTCGGGGTGATGTTTACCCCGGACCAGCAGCGGGCCGCAGCCGAGCTGGCGCGGGTCTGCAGGCCGGGCGGCAAGATAGGTCTTGCCAACTGGACGCCAGAGAGTTTCATCGGTCAGCTGTTCAAGTTGATAGGCCGCTACATCCCGCCCGCGCCGGGCGTCAGATCGCCAGCGCTGTGGGGCACTAGGGCCGGGCTGGAAGAACTGTTCGGCGCGTCCGCCCAGGAAATACAGGCAACTAGTCGCTCGTATATGCTTCGTTACCGTTCGCCCCAGCATTGGCTCGACGTATTTCGCACTTACTATGGCCCGCTCAACAAGACCCTGGCCGCCCTGGATGATGAGAAGCGATCAACCTTTATTCAGGAAGTGTTCACGCTAATGAAGGAGGGCAACCGCTCCGGGGACGATACGCTGGTGCTCCCAAGTGAATACCTCGAGGTGGTGATTACCCGCAAGGCATGA
- a CDS encoding EI24 domain-containing protein, with amino-acid sequence MNAIHRPTSSVAEVGVSLALGLRDGMRPRLALMSIMAGLVAFAVWLSVFIVWRSDLWTWSDIAAKWAMNGLLSLVWPDGGGAGRDVATSVPTAVSVPERALHRITMPMVNAVKVLLITASLVLLIMLSMRVYLEVFLMSRVQEQCLKHYSFPSLGVKASVSLNALSSLKMLIILAGGLLLLVIPVLGGVLFSLLASYLNVRSLVNDALEDLATVKERRTIVQAMRLPMLLLGIAVTGLLLIPLAGLFVPAILGASVCHLCMRALVKMRSTVPNA; translated from the coding sequence TTGAACGCCATACACCGACCGACGTCATCGGTTGCAGAAGTCGGTGTCAGCTTAGCATTGGGTCTGCGCGACGGCATGCGGCCCCGACTGGCATTGATGTCAATCATGGCAGGTTTGGTAGCCTTTGCAGTCTGGCTAAGCGTATTCATTGTCTGGCGCAGCGACCTATGGACATGGTCCGACATCGCAGCGAAGTGGGCAATGAATGGGCTGCTTTCGCTGGTCTGGCCTGACGGTGGGGGCGCTGGAAGAGACGTCGCGACGTCAGTACCGACCGCCGTTTCCGTGCCAGAGAGAGCACTCCATCGGATCACCATGCCAATGGTAAACGCAGTGAAAGTCTTGCTGATCACCGCAAGTCTTGTATTGCTGATCATGCTCAGCATGCGCGTCTATTTAGAGGTTTTTCTCATGAGCCGCGTGCAGGAGCAGTGCCTGAAACATTATTCCTTTCCGTCTTTGGGCGTTAAAGCGAGTGTTAGCCTCAACGCCCTTTCTTCGTTAAAGATGTTGATCATTCTAGCTGGGGGCTTACTGCTGCTGGTTATTCCTGTGCTGGGCGGAGTTTTATTCTCCTTATTGGCCAGTTATCTGAATGTGCGTAGCTTGGTGAATGACGCTTTGGAAGATCTTGCTACGGTTAAAGAACGCCGCACGATCGTGCAGGCGATGCGTCTTCCGATGCTGCTACTTGGCATAGCGGTGACAGGTCTGCTGCTGATTCCACTAGCAGGATTGTTTGTTCCAGCCATCTTAGGCGCAAGTGTTTGCCATCTGTGCATGAGGGCGTTGGTGAAAATGCGCTCGACTGTTCCGAACGCTTAA
- a CDS encoding 4-oxalocrotonate tautomerase family protein codes for MPILNVKVSGAKSPELTRQISELLLDLTTRILKKKREVTAIAIDYIDPDNWIVGGTSLSEQQKHSFYFDIKITDETNTKDEKALYIREAFDGFARILGSLHEESYIYVQDVRAASYGFGGYTQEYRYHH; via the coding sequence ATGCCCATCCTTAATGTAAAAGTAAGTGGAGCAAAATCCCCTGAACTGACAAGGCAAATATCTGAGCTTCTGCTTGATCTGACCACGCGTATCTTGAAAAAGAAGAGGGAGGTAACCGCTATCGCAATAGATTACATCGACCCGGATAACTGGATAGTCGGCGGCACATCGCTTAGCGAGCAGCAAAAGCACAGTTTTTACTTCGATATAAAGATTACGGACGAGACCAACACGAAGGACGAAAAGGCACTCTATATTAGAGAAGCTTTTGACGGTTTCGCCAGAATCCTTGGAAGCCTGCACGAGGAGAGCTACATCTACGTTCAGGACGTGCGGGCTGCTTCCTATGGCTTCGGCGGATATACCCAGGAGTATCGCTATCATCATTAG
- a CDS encoding cation:proton antiporter has protein sequence MRAINASSIILLDLEVKRDDEGLIDSNIFRERSFTMTNANWFMLIGVLMLARGLAATTITRLPVTSAIFYLTVGLLLGPTFLHIFAFDPLKQSAMLEVATEIAVLISLFSAGVKMPVPVTFKRWAAPVRLAWVSMTITVALVAAFCYFVFSLPLGAGILLGGILAPTDPVLATDVQVRRAGDSDELRFMLTCEAGMNDGSAFPFVMLGLGMLGLHQIGSFGQTWFLVDVLWATAGAILIGTACGAALAKVGWMLRGAKPKHDVLDDLVGLGLIAIAYGLCVSLKTWGFLGVFFAGVALRHTELVLAGAPRDKAGVLESDMSKSVAAKADPEHQAPLTVSAEALVFKEHLERLSELMLVLLLGGMIYLGEWSWRAVGLAAFLFFVARPLSVFIGLTGTKTTFRLRAITGWFGVRGIGSVYYLMYAIQHGLPENLAREMASLTLTAIMLSVYLHGMSTKPLLARFWRE, from the coding sequence ATGCGTGCGATCAACGCATCTTCCATTATTCTTTTAGACCTTGAAGTAAAACGGGATGATGAAGGTCTTATAGACTCGAACATTTTCCGCGAGCGGTCCTTTACGATGACCAATGCCAACTGGTTCATGTTAATTGGCGTTTTGATGCTTGCTCGTGGCCTAGCCGCGACGACGATCACGCGCCTTCCGGTAACGTCGGCCATTTTTTATTTGACGGTCGGCCTCCTACTTGGGCCCACATTCCTTCATATCTTCGCATTTGATCCGCTAAAGCAATCAGCCATGCTTGAAGTGGCTACCGAGATTGCAGTGCTGATCTCATTGTTTTCTGCCGGCGTCAAAATGCCGGTACCGGTGACATTCAAGCGATGGGCGGCGCCAGTGCGCCTTGCTTGGGTCTCGATGACGATCACAGTAGCGTTGGTCGCTGCTTTCTGCTATTTCGTCTTTAGTCTCCCGCTAGGGGCTGGTATTTTGCTGGGCGGGATACTCGCGCCGACAGATCCGGTATTGGCAACTGATGTCCAGGTCCGGCGCGCCGGGGACAGCGACGAGCTGCGTTTTATGCTCACCTGCGAAGCTGGCATGAACGATGGCAGTGCGTTCCCATTTGTCATGCTGGGCCTTGGCATGCTTGGGTTGCACCAGATTGGTTCCTTTGGACAGACTTGGTTCCTAGTAGATGTGCTTTGGGCGACGGCTGGTGCCATCCTGATTGGCACGGCATGCGGTGCCGCGTTGGCCAAAGTTGGTTGGATGCTTCGGGGTGCTAAGCCAAAACACGACGTGCTTGATGACTTGGTCGGACTCGGTCTGATTGCTATTGCCTACGGCTTGTGCGTTTCATTGAAAACATGGGGTTTTCTTGGGGTCTTTTTCGCAGGAGTGGCGTTACGCCATACCGAACTGGTTCTTGCCGGAGCGCCGCGGGATAAAGCGGGGGTTCTCGAGTCAGACATGTCCAAGTCAGTGGCTGCGAAAGCTGACCCTGAGCATCAGGCACCACTGACCGTAAGTGCCGAGGCATTGGTTTTTAAAGAACATCTGGAGCGACTCTCTGAGCTCATGCTGGTTCTGCTCTTAGGCGGCATGATCTATCTAGGCGAGTGGAGCTGGCGCGCGGTAGGCCTGGCGGCATTCCTGTTCTTCGTTGCTCGGCCGCTAAGCGTTTTCATAGGGCTCACGGGCACCAAGACCACGTTCCGGCTGCGGGCCATCACAGGCTGGTTTGGCGTACGCGGTATCGGTTCTGTTTATTATCTAATGTACGCGATTCAACATGGGCTACCTGAGAACCTCGCGCGGGAAATGGCTTCGCTTACACTTACGGCCATTATGCTATCCGTATACCTACACGGGATGAGCACCAAGCCGCTCCTTGCACGTTTCTGGCGGGAATAA
- a CDS encoding AraC family transcriptional regulator: MDALSQVLQVVELSGAVFLTAEFTAPWCVLSKASDEICAAYLPRSDRVVAYHLIAEGHCVTCLSGEKGSAVELNAGDVLVVPQGDAHLLGSTLDLEPAPSEQLLAQHVEMHPGRVLRFNYGGGGTTTRMICGFLTCDGVLGNPLLLSLPKLFKVNIGSGVESAWLAPALDFATAEAAEPRAGSATMLSKLSELLFVHAVRRCIDSMPDSEKGWLAALRDRYVGPAMLRLHAQPAHAWTVDELAGNVGLSRSAFAQRFSDLLGQPPMQYLARWRLRAAAHALRNGSRSLAEVAGTVGYDSEAAFSRAFKREFGLPPASWRNSHRQPG; the protein is encoded by the coding sequence ATGGATGCGCTATCGCAAGTCTTGCAAGTGGTCGAGCTCAGCGGCGCGGTCTTCCTGACCGCAGAGTTCACGGCGCCATGGTGCGTACTCAGCAAGGCGAGCGATGAAATCTGCGCCGCTTACCTGCCACGCTCGGACCGGGTTGTCGCGTATCACCTGATCGCCGAAGGGCACTGCGTGACATGCCTGTCTGGTGAAAAAGGATCGGCGGTTGAGCTTAATGCGGGCGATGTGCTGGTGGTGCCGCAAGGCGATGCGCATTTGCTGGGCAGCACACTGGACCTGGAGCCGGCGCCATCCGAGCAACTCCTTGCACAGCATGTCGAAATGCATCCAGGCCGGGTATTGCGCTTCAATTATGGTGGCGGCGGCACGACGACCCGCATGATCTGCGGCTTCCTGACCTGCGATGGTGTGCTGGGCAATCCCCTTTTACTGTCCCTGCCAAAGCTGTTCAAGGTCAACATCGGCAGCGGTGTCGAATCGGCATGGCTGGCGCCGGCGCTGGATTTCGCAACGGCTGAAGCCGCCGAGCCGCGGGCCGGCAGCGCAACCATGCTGTCCAAGCTTTCGGAACTATTGTTTGTACACGCAGTGCGGCGTTGCATCGATTCCATGCCCGACAGCGAGAAGGGCTGGCTGGCCGCGCTCCGTGACCGCTATGTCGGGCCTGCGATGTTGCGCCTGCACGCGCAGCCGGCGCATGCCTGGACTGTCGATGAACTGGCTGGCAACGTTGGATTGTCCCGCTCGGCGTTTGCGCAGCGTTTCAGCGATCTGCTTGGCCAGCCGCCCATGCAATATCTGGCACGCTGGCGCCTGCGCGCCGCCGCGCATGCGCTGCGCAATGGGAGCCGGTCCCTGGCTGAAGTGGCAGGCACGGTGGGATATGACTCAGAAGCAGCTTTCAGCCGGGCATTCAAGCGCGAATTCGGTCTGCCGCCAGCGAGCTGGCGCAACAGCCATCGGCAACCCGGTTAG
- a CDS encoding IS5 family transposase (programmed frameshift), with amino-acid sequence MVRELVDDELWEIVQPLLPARRRRKTHPGRKPLDDRRVLTGILFVLQSGIPWEMLPQEMGCGSGMTCWRRVRAWQKAGVWRKLHRVLLDKLRGADKLNFSRVVADSSSVRAVHGGKKTGPNPTDRRKAGSKHHLLVDAEGIPVNVILTKANRHDVTQLLPLVDGVHPIRGKRGRPLKKPKSVQADRAYDSRAHRLALEQRGIGHQIAKRRTAHGSNLGKTRWVVERTIAWLHQFRRLRVRYERLPSIHEAFLHLGCALICWRILKHSFC; translated from the exons ATGGTACGCGAACTGGTTGATGATGAACTTTGGGAAATAGTGCAGCCACTGCTTCCAGCCAGGCGACGGCGCAAGACGCATCCCGGCCGCAAGCCCCTAGATGATAGGCGCGTGCTGACGGGCATCCTGTTTGTTTTGCAGTCGGGAATTCCGTGGGAGATGCTCCCGCAGGAAATGGGGTGTGGCTCTGGCATGACCTGTTGGCGCCGGGTGCGTGCCTGGCAAAAGGCCGGCGTATGGCGCAAGCTGCACCGTGTGCTGCTGGATAAACTGCGTGGCGCCGATAAGCTCAATTTCTCCCGTGTCGTTGCCGATAGTTCGTCCGTACGTGCTGTGCATGGCGGAA AAAAAACTGGACCGAACCCAACCGATCGCCGTAAGGCGGGCAGCAAGCACCACCTCCTCGTCGACGCGGAGGGTATCCCGGTCAATGTCATTCTGACCAAGGCTAACCGGCATGACGTAACGCAGTTGTTGCCTTTGGTCGATGGCGTCCACCCGATCCGAGGAAAGCGCGGGCGGCCACTGAAAAAGCCCAAATCCGTTCAGGCTGATCGTGCTTACGACAGTCGTGCACACCGACTGGCATTGGAGCAACGCGGCATCGGACACCAGATTGCCAAACGCCGAACTGCGCATGGCAGCAACTTGGGCAAGACCCGGTGGGTGGTGGAACGCACTATCGCCTGGTTGCATCAGTTCCGGCGACTGCGTGTACGCTACGAACGACTACCCTCGATCCATGAAGCATTCCTTCACTTGGGCTGTGCCCTTATTTGCTGGCGCATTTTGAAACACTCATTTTGTTAG
- a CDS encoding septal ring lytic transglycosylase RlpA family protein — protein MIRSFLSVCAATALFSLINEATAQSTGHANTAHSSSTHVSSGKVAWYGSKFNGRITASGERFSARALTMAHKTLPFGTKVRVTNLKNKKSVVVRVNDRGPSSPELVGDVTYAAAQRLGMFRSGVVEAKLDVVETPSKRQNKQS, from the coding sequence ATGATTCGCTCTTTCCTTTCAGTGTGTGCGGCTACTGCATTGTTTTCTTTAATCAATGAGGCGACTGCGCAATCTACCGGGCATGCCAACACGGCTCATAGCAGCAGTACACACGTCTCTTCCGGAAAAGTCGCGTGGTATGGCAGCAAATTTAACGGTCGAATAACCGCTAGTGGAGAACGCTTTAGCGCTCGCGCACTAACCATGGCGCACAAAACCCTGCCTTTCGGAACGAAAGTCCGAGTGACAAATTTAAAGAATAAGAAAAGCGTTGTTGTCCGCGTCAATGATCGGGGTCCAAGCTCGCCTGAATTAGTCGGTGATGTTACCTACGCTGCGGCACAGCGTTTAGGAATGTTCCGTTCTGGAGTCGTAGAAGCCAAACTCGATGTTGTAGAGACACCTTCAAAGCGGCAAAACAAACAATCCTAA
- a CDS encoding transglycosylase SLT domain-containing protein, which yields MRNKKFPPSKAIHKISSKIINRNNLIPFFTGSLGLFIIGTQISHLAADRLQANDSQTQYQRSKSPSQATVEKNAVQTAPAKSEIEKEKSGPTAICEKETGKIASASPNLDAQTGHRLASHVETRYKVSASTAREIVTTTISLSKKNDMDPYLALGIIASESSFNHKARSGYGATGLMQVYAPIHKNVLEDLGIRLKSRKLVEKVLTEHIPLNVAAGIRIYKTYEKQYGSPKKALQAYNGAKQDTTYSYANKVLAMQEQLRQVASPSGACA from the coding sequence CCTTTTTTTACAGGATCGCTTGGACTGTTCATTATCGGCACACAAATCTCACATTTAGCAGCCGACAGATTGCAGGCAAATGATTCGCAAACACAGTACCAGCGAAGCAAATCACCGTCGCAGGCAACAGTGGAGAAAAACGCGGTGCAGACCGCACCGGCGAAAAGCGAAATCGAGAAAGAGAAATCTGGCCCCACGGCAATCTGCGAGAAGGAAACGGGCAAAATTGCTAGTGCTTCCCCCAATCTTGATGCGCAGACCGGACATAGGCTCGCGTCCCACGTCGAGACGCGATACAAAGTCTCAGCCTCGACGGCAAGAGAGATTGTCACGACCACAATCTCCCTGAGTAAGAAAAACGATATGGATCCATATCTTGCCCTTGGCATCATTGCCAGTGAGTCCAGTTTCAATCACAAGGCGAGAAGCGGATATGGCGCCACAGGCTTAATGCAGGTCTACGCGCCTATTCATAAGAACGTGCTTGAGGATCTTGGAATTCGTTTAAAGAGTCGAAAACTAGTTGAGAAAGTCCTGACCGAGCACATTCCGCTAAATGTTGCTGCAGGCATCCGCATTTACAAGACTTATGAAAAGCAATACGGTTCGCCCAAAAAGGCACTACAAGCGTACAACGGAGCAAAGCAGGATACGACATACTCCTACGCTAACAAAGTACTGGCGATGCAGGAACAGCTTCGACAGGTGGCGTCCCCATCAGGTGCATGTGCTTAA
- a CDS encoding PAS domain-containing protein has product MPNKHFSCNPPSPDELNQIEDWKILHELSIALLKPCPLRFKLEKVLQTVAQFHSAPRGIVSVYDPKTETLKITASLGMSQGALDAIDGMPLGVGSCGKAFVEKHRVIVEDLLADQDYAEFHALAKLEGIGALYSTPFFDSKGKAFGTLTVYFDTPHCPTQREKRLADICAGTIALFSDRDRTETMLRHERDRCNQILSGMAEGICIIDFEFRVLEMNAAAVRINKRSLHEMVGRSHWDLWPETTNSEVGHMYRKAMKERVRVQLENRWEDPSGKVGWFQLTAVPVDEGLALYLTDITERKTSEEALRASEQRYRILSETVSEIVWRTDGEGTPLDNLASWKVFMGQPVESDIHWCDVVHRMDQQTALHSWRETVKSGEPNQFSLRVKTVSGTFRYLLVRAVPLKNGEGKIIEWIGSCEDITDARSHEENLRTMNERKDEFLAVLSHELRNPLSATRMAAQLLETPSVTPAKVAHLAQVIGRQVGHMSRLVEDLLDVTRVSQGLVVLNKVPVDLRTIVVNAVEQVRPMFVAKNHVLNINLPEEPCILEGDRIRLVQVIANLLSNAARYTPLSGSIVIGITSNSSMLKVVIIDNGIGLDPETIVDLFDYYVQAQRSTDRKNGGLGLGLALVKSLIELHGGSVHASSDGVGLGSTFSVELPRLSPSDKTAV; this is encoded by the coding sequence ATGCCTAACAAACATTTTTCCTGTAATCCACCCTCACCTGATGAACTAAACCAGATTGAGGATTGGAAGATACTGCATGAACTAAGTATTGCACTGTTGAAACCTTGTCCCCTCCGCTTTAAGTTGGAAAAAGTGCTACAAACTGTTGCGCAATTTCATTCCGCACCGCGCGGTATTGTCTCTGTTTATGACCCAAAAACAGAAACGCTGAAAATCACAGCCAGCTTGGGTATGAGTCAGGGCGCCCTTGATGCCATTGACGGAATGCCATTAGGTGTCGGAAGTTGTGGAAAGGCTTTTGTTGAAAAACACCGTGTCATTGTGGAGGATTTATTGGCCGACCAAGACTACGCGGAATTTCATGCACTCGCAAAGCTTGAGGGAATTGGCGCACTCTATTCCACGCCATTTTTTGATTCGAAGGGAAAGGCGTTCGGTACGCTCACTGTCTATTTTGATACGCCTCACTGCCCTACACAGAGGGAGAAGCGCCTGGCAGATATTTGCGCTGGAACCATAGCCCTTTTTTCCGATCGCGATCGGACTGAAACTATGTTGCGCCACGAGCGCGACCGCTGCAATCAGATTCTGTCTGGCATGGCTGAGGGCATATGTATTATCGATTTTGAGTTCCGGGTCTTGGAGATGAATGCGGCCGCCGTCAGAATTAACAAACGCTCCTTACATGAAATGGTGGGCCGAAGTCATTGGGATTTGTGGCCGGAGACAACAAATTCCGAAGTTGGGCACATGTATCGCAAAGCGATGAAGGAACGTGTGAGGGTTCAACTGGAAAATCGATGGGAAGACCCGAGCGGAAAGGTTGGCTGGTTTCAGCTTACCGCTGTACCGGTCGACGAAGGACTGGCGTTGTACTTAACTGATATTACCGAGCGTAAGACTAGTGAAGAAGCGCTCCGCGCAAGTGAACAGCGTTATCGCATTCTTAGTGAAACGGTTTCTGAAATTGTATGGCGAACGGATGGGGAAGGCACTCCTCTGGACAACCTGGCGTCGTGGAAAGTATTCATGGGCCAACCTGTGGAATCCGACATCCACTGGTGTGACGTTGTCCATCGAATGGATCAGCAAACTGCTTTACATTCCTGGCGTGAAACGGTTAAATCCGGCGAGCCAAATCAATTTAGCCTGCGCGTGAAGACCGTTTCAGGAACATTTCGTTACTTGTTGGTGCGTGCTGTACCGCTAAAGAACGGCGAAGGGAAAATCATTGAGTGGATCGGTTCTTGTGAAGACATCACCGATGCCAGAAGTCATGAAGAAAACCTTCGCACGATGAATGAGCGTAAGGATGAGTTCCTTGCAGTTTTAAGCCACGAACTGCGCAATCCACTATCCGCAACCCGCATGGCAGCACAATTACTGGAAACTCCATCGGTTACACCAGCAAAAGTCGCGCACTTGGCACAGGTCATTGGCAGGCAGGTCGGTCACATGTCACGTTTAGTTGAGGACTTGCTCGACGTTACAAGAGTTTCGCAAGGTCTTGTCGTGTTAAATAAGGTGCCTGTTGATTTACGTACCATTGTAGTTAATGCAGTCGAACAGGTGCGTCCGATGTTTGTAGCGAAGAATCACGTGCTGAATATCAACCTGCCAGAAGAGCCTTGTATACTAGAAGGCGATCGAATCAGGTTAGTGCAGGTAATAGCTAATCTATTAAGTAATGCAGCACGTTACACTCCGCTATCAGGGAGCATTGTTATAGGCATTACATCCAATTCAAGCATGTTGAAAGTGGTTATTATTGACAATGGCATTGGCCTCGATCCAGAAACTATCGTAGACCTTTTCGACTACTATGTACAAGCCCAGCGCTCTACTGACAGAAAGAATGGCGGCCTGGGGCTTGGTCTGGCATTGGTCAAGAGCCTTATTGAACTTCACGGCGGTAGCGTACACGCTTCGAGCGATGGAGTAGGACTCGGCAGTACCTTTTCTGTCGAATTGCCGAGATTAAGTCCAAGCGATAAAACTGCAGTTTGA
- a CDS encoding GIY-YIG nuclease family protein: protein MDSSANQASRSARRAAARQARDTFPPMGIYVIRDRASSHLLLGASRNVHATLNRARFELRMGKHADPLLQAAWNRSGADGLAFEVLELVKEREDADFDYGGELKALEQIYRELQGLTR from the coding sequence ATGGACTCTTCCGCCAACCAAGCCTCGCGCTCGGCGCGGCGGGCGGCCGCGCGCCAGGCGCGTGATACCTTCCCACCCATGGGCATCTACGTTATACGCGACCGCGCGAGCAGTCACCTGCTGCTCGGCGCAAGTCGCAACGTGCATGCAACGCTGAATCGTGCTCGCTTTGAACTGCGCATGGGCAAGCATGCAGACCCCCTGCTGCAGGCCGCGTGGAATCGCAGCGGCGCGGATGGACTTGCCTTCGAAGTGCTGGAACTCGTGAAGGAACGTGAGGATGCGGACTTCGACTACGGAGGCGAACTGAAAGCGCTGGAGCAGATCTACCGCGAACTGCAAGGGTTGACGCGATGA
- a CDS encoding MarR family transcriptional regulator, protein MFDHCLYFNTTALARLVEREWTKAFKPLGLTPSQAFMLRVVLEKPSLLQNELAKELTISRPTATRTLDGLQKLGLVERRTTESDGREYGIHPTALAQKMKDRLNAESAAITKRLKKDLGDTQFDEIVSKMRNIRSSLE, encoded by the coding sequence ATGTTTGATCACTGCCTTTATTTCAACACTACTGCTCTGGCTCGCTTAGTCGAGCGAGAATGGACTAAAGCGTTCAAACCGCTCGGCCTTACGCCGTCACAAGCGTTTATGCTGCGAGTGGTGCTCGAAAAGCCTTCATTACTACAAAATGAACTGGCGAAGGAACTGACTATTTCTCGGCCAACTGCTACGCGAACATTGGACGGGTTGCAAAAATTGGGACTGGTGGAGCGCCGCACAACTGAATCGGACGGCAGGGAGTATGGAATTCATCCAACGGCATTGGCCCAAAAGATGAAAGATCGTCTCAATGCAGAAAGCGCAGCAATCACAAAACGTTTGAAAAAAGATCTGGGCGACACCCAATTTGACGAGATTGTCTCAAAAATGAGAAACATTCGCTCCTCGCTAGAATAA
- the mscL gene encoding large conductance mechanosensitive channel protein MscL, with translation MSVLQEFKAFAIKGNVVDLAVAVIIGAAFGKIVESLVQDVMMPIVGKIFGGVDFSNYYLPLNGQSMQLPLADAKKAGAVLAYGNFLTVLINFIILAFIIFLMVRMINKARSLSLRKDREMPAVKPSIPEEVLLLREIRDSLKQPSNSR, from the coding sequence ATGAGCGTCCTGCAAGAGTTCAAAGCCTTTGCTATCAAAGGCAATGTTGTCGATTTGGCAGTTGCCGTTATTATCGGTGCAGCGTTTGGCAAAATCGTCGAGTCTTTAGTGCAAGACGTTATGATGCCGATTGTAGGGAAGATTTTTGGTGGTGTAGATTTTTCCAATTACTATCTACCATTGAATGGCCAAAGCATGCAGTTACCGTTGGCAGATGCAAAAAAGGCCGGCGCCGTATTGGCTTATGGTAATTTTTTGACGGTTTTGATTAATTTTATTATTCTGGCATTCATCATTTTTTTAATGGTACGTATGATTAACAAGGCTAGATCGCTTTCGCTACGTAAGGATAGGGAGATGCCGGCTGTAAAACCATCCATACCAGAGGAGGTACTGCTACTCCGTGAGATACGTGACTCACTGAAACAACCAAGCAATTCACGATAA